The following coding sequences are from one Arachis hypogaea cultivar Tifrunner chromosome 7, arahy.Tifrunner.gnm2.J5K5, whole genome shotgun sequence window:
- the LOC140174402 gene encoding uncharacterized protein — MWMHECLAKGGANNTILFAICCMSGKVTLPLLPVPPPLLWVLLNGDDQRALHYQKHIRAFNGMFSFTSMAGKIQYTLNNGSPPMQRFTEDSTTLLQFRLIKKRNTDGRRYNIPLASEVVALIYFALQYPLLFPYGEDGFRSDILISDERSKQQLHKRETISMREFLSFRIQMRSHESQVLLKSRRLFQQFLVDSYTMVEAERLQYHSGPRYMYNNCKDAFAICKYTGCPSYFITITCNPDWTEIKDCVADYSLKPSDRPDIISRVFKIKLDVLLKDLKDGSIFGKPKGIVYTVEFQKRGLPHCHILLFVQPAEKPRSSDEINHHISAEIPNEHTQPKLYSLVQKFMIHGPCGILNMSSPCMVNGRCSKFYPAPFREKTSIDSAGFPKYKWSDNGRSTTKRNVNLNNRFIVPYNATLLLKYGCHINVEYTCQTSAIKYLFKYIHKGNDRVTASFF, encoded by the exons ATGTGGATGCACGAGTGCCTTGCGAAAGGTGGAGCCAATAACACTATATTATTTGCTATTTGTTGTATGAGTGGAAAGGTCACTCTCCCTTTGTTGCCGGTTCCGCCACCATTGTTgtgggtgttgttgaatggtGATGATCAACGAGCTTTGCATTACCAGAAACATATCAGGGCCTTTAATGGTATGTTTTCGTTCACATCTATGGCTGGAAAGATTCAGTACACACTAAACAATGGTTCCCCCCCCAT GCAAAGGTTCACTGAAGATTCAACGACTCTGCTGCAGTTTCGTCTTATCAAGAAGAGGAATACTGATGGTAGAAGATATAATATACCATTAGCGTCTGAAGTTGTTGCTCTTATT TACTTTGCACTACAATACCCCTTGCTTTTTCCGTACGGAGAAGATGGTTTTCGGAGTGATATCTTAATATCCGATGAAAGATCTAAGCAACAGTTACATAAGCGAGAAACAATTAGCATGAGGGAGTTTCTGTCTTTTCGAATCCAAATGAGATCGCATGAGTCGCAAGTGCTTCTCAAATCAAGACGTTTGTTCCAACAATTCTTGGTTGATAGTTACACTATGGTAGAAGCGGAAAGATTACAATATCACAG TGGTCCCCGATACATGTACAACAATTGCAAAGATGCATTTGCTATTTGCAAGTATACCGGATGCCCTAGCTATTTCATTACTATCACATGTAACCCAGATTGGACCGAGATTAAAGATTGCGTTGCGGACTATTCATTAAAGCCAAGTGACAGGCCTGATATCATATCAAGGGTTTTCAAGATCAAGTTAGATGTCTTGCTGAAAGACTTAAAGGATGGGTCCATTTTCGGAAAGCCTAAAGGAA TTGTGTACACAGTTGAATTCCAAAAGCGTGGTCTTCCCCACtgtcatattttattatttgttcaacCAGCCGAGAAGCCTCGATCATCTGATGAAATTAACCATCATATATCGGCTGAGATACCCAACGAACACACCCAACCTAAGCTGTACAGCTTAGTCCAAAAATTCATGATTCACGGACCATGTGGGATTTTGAACATGAGTAGCCCGTGTATGGTTAATGGGAGGTGTTCCAAGTTTTATCCAGCGCCTTTCCGTGAGAAAACATCCATAGACAGTGCAGGTTTTCCCAAGTATAAATGGTCGGATAATGGTCGTTCAACAACCAAGAGGAATGTTAATCTCAACAATAGGTTTATTGTCCCATACAATGCAACATTGCTCCTTAAGTATGGCTGCCATATAAATGTTGAGTATACTTGCCAGACATCTGCTATTAAGTATTTGTTCAAGTACATCCACAAAGGTAATGATCGTGTCACAGCTTCGTTCTTCTGA
- the LOC112701577 gene encoding uncharacterized protein produces the protein MGLSLTYVEMPSFFVWDKQGYMWRPQKQGNMIGRLTHIPHSHGEEYYLRLLLNYQKGCQTFADVRSIGGIVYDTFKEACYALGLLQDDMEFIDALNEANAWTSPNYIRRLFAMLLMSNNIVLPDMVWEKCWQHCVDNSMLSGRHNLGFQRSVHEIKSITLAEIEKLLQPNGRSLKEFTDMPFPDYAGLPEPSDTVFSDELNFDRIELASISVDLVSRLNRDQRIAFDTIANAVRRDTGGFFFVCGYGGTGKTFLWNALSASIRSKGDIVLNVASSGIVALLLPNGRTAHSRFKVLLSVNQDSICNIRQGTPLARLISSSKLVIWDEAPMLNKFCFEALDKCLKDVLCFDRGYNPLFGGKIVVLGGDFRQILLVIPRGSQEEIVHSCINASNLWQSYQVLQLTENMRLPRGSRDIHGVQLKEFATWLLQIGDGLIGDSTDGESVIRIPDNLLLNIESPCLHDMVLFVYPDILLYSSSVDYFKGRSILAPTLDVVTKVNNHVMSLIPGNERVYLSSDTLINEDGHLESELYTMSTESLNALNCSGISQHRLDVLVTTSLSA, from the exons atgggtttatcactgaCTTACGTGGAGATGCCGTCATTTTTTGTTTGGGACAAGCAGGGGTATATGTGGAGGCCACAGAAGCAAGGGAATATGATAGGTCGTCTCACACATATTCCTCACTCGCATGGAGAGGAGTACTACCTTCGTTtgttattgaattatcaaaaagggTGTCAGACATTTGCTGATGTCCGTTCCATTGGTGGCATTGTGTACGATACATTCAAAGAGGCCTGTTATGCGCTAGGGTTACTGCAGGATGATATGGAATTTATTGATGCACTTAATGAAGCCAATGCGTGGACATCCCCGAATTATATCAGGAGGTTGTTTGCAATGCTTTTGATGTCGAACAACATTGTGCTTCCTGACATGGTGTGGGAGAAATGTTGGCAACATTGTGTAGACAACTCGATGCTTTCTGGAAGACATAACTTGG GTTTCCAGCGTTCTGTTCATGAGATTAAGTCCATCACGCTTGCCGAAATTGAAAAACTCTTGCAGCCGAATGGTAGGAGCCTAAAAGAATTTACTGACATGCCGTTTCCTGATTATGCTGGTTTACCTGAACCTTCCGACACAGTCTTTTCTGATGAGCTCAACTTCGACAGGATAGAATTGGCAAGTATCTCCGTGGATTTGGTTTCCCGATTGAATCGAGACCAGCGCATTGCGTTCGACACAATAGCAAATGCAGTTCGTCGTGACACTGGTGGTTTTTTCTTTGTCTGTGGATACGGTGGAACTGGTAAGACCTTTCTATGGAATGCACTATCTGCTTCAATAAGGTCGAAGGGTGATATTGTCCTCAACGTTGCATCCAGTGGCATTGTAGCTCTGTTGTTGCCTAATGGGCGAACTGCTCATTCACGCTTTAAGGTTCTGCTCAGTGTTAACCAGGACTCTATTTGTAATATAAGGCAAGGCACACCCCTCGCGCGTCTTATTTCATCTTCAAAATTAGTTATATGGGATGAGGCACCTATGTTAAATAAATTTTGCTTCGAAGCGCTCGACAAATGCCTTAAGGATGTTCTTTGTTTTGATCGTGGATATAATCCTCTATTTGGTGGGAAAATTGTTGTTCTGGGAGGTGATTTCCGTCAGATATTGCTTGTAATTCCTCGTGGTTCCCAGGAAGAGATTGTTCATTCGTGTATTAATGCTTCGAACCTGTGGCAATCTTACCAAGTGTTGCAGTTAACTGAAAACATGAGGCTGCCCCGTGGTTCACGAGATATCCACGGTGTACAATTGAAGGAATTTGCTACATGGTTGCTTCAAATTGGTGACGGGTTAATCGGAGACAGCACCGATGGCGAATCTGTAATTAGAATACCCGACAACTTGTTGCTGAATATTGAGTCTCCATGTCTGCATGATATGGTGTTGTTCGTTTATCCTGACATCTTACTCTATTCTTCTAGCGTGGATTATTTTAAGGGTAGGAGTATATTAGCACCAACACTTGATGTTGTAACTAAAGTAAACAATCATGTGATGTCTTTGATCCCTGGCAACGAGAGGGTTTACTTGAGCTCTGATACACTAATTAATGAAGATGGTCACCTGGAATCTGAATTATACACAATGAGCACCGAGTCATTGAATGCGCTAAATTGTTCAGGAATTTCCCAACACCG GTTAGACGTCTTGGTGACCACATCATTGAGTgcgtga